The following proteins are encoded in a genomic region of Phalacrocorax carbo chromosome 2, bPhaCar2.1, whole genome shotgun sequence:
- the E2F3 gene encoding transcription factor E2F3 isoform X3: protein MPLQQAKRRLELGESGHQYLAEGLKTPKGKGRAATRSPDSPKTPKSPSEKTRYDTSLGLLTKKFIQLLSQSPDGVLDLNRAAEVLKVQKRRIYDITNVLEGIHLIKKKSKNNIQWMGCSLSEDGGMLAQRQGLTKEVTELTQEEKKLDELIQSCTLDLKLLTEDSENQRLAYVTYQDIRKISGLKDQTVIVVKAPPETRLEVPDPVEQSALIHLSSTQGPIEVYLCPEENDALSPMKTYSQDHNGNISKTISKEVASANSGQGDCSVNMATISPLASPANLLQQTEDQIPSNFEGPFVNLLPPLLQEDYLLSLGDEEGISDLFDAYDLEKLPSLVDEFIYS from the exons gcgAAACGAAGGCTGGAGCTAGGAGAAAGTGGACACCAGTATCTTGCTGAAGGACTAAAGACTccaaaggggaaaggaagggctGCAACAAGAAGTCCGGATAGTCCAAAAA CTCCAAAATCTCCTTCAGAAAAGACTCGATACGATACATCACTTGGCCTTCTCACAAAGAAGTTCATTCAGTTGCTGAGCCAATCTCCTGATGGGGTCTTAGATTTGAACAGAGCGGCAGAGGTCCTCAAGGTGCAAAAAAGGAGGATTTACGATATCACCAACGTACTGGAAGGCATCCATCTCAttaagaaaaaatccaaaaacaACATTCAGTGGAT GGGCTGCAGTCTGTCAGAGGATGGTGGCATGCTGGCACAGCGTCAAGGCCTCACGAAGGAGGTGACCGAACTGACTcaggaagagaagaaactggATGAGCTAATCCAAAGCTGTACCCTGGACCTCAAGCTGCTAACAGAGGACTCGGAGAATCAAAG ATTAGCTTATGTGACGTATCAAGATATTCGAAAAATTAGTGGCCTTAAAGACCAAACTGTTATAGTTGTGAAAGCTCCTCCAGAAACAAGACTTGAAGTGCCTGACCCAGTAGAG cAGAGTGCATTGATACATTTATCTAGTACTCAAGGACCTATTGAAGTTTATCTGTGCCCAGAGGAAAACGATGCCCTCAGTCCAATGAAAACCTATAGTCAGGACCACAACGGAAATATTTCCAAAACCATTTccaaag AAGTGGCTTCTGCTAACTCAGGACAAGGTGACTGCTCAGTAAATATGGCAACAATCTCTCCATTGGCTTCTCCAGCCAACCTTCTCCAGCAGACCGAGGACCAAATTCCCTCAAACTTTGAAGGACCATTTGTGAATTTGCTGCctcctctgcttcaggaagATTATTTGCTGAGCCTTGGGGATGAAGAAGGCATCAGTGACCTCTTTGATGCTTATGATTTAGAGAAGCTTCCTTCGTTGGTGGATGAATTTATATAcagctga